The following are encoded together in the Flavobacterium sp. TR2 genome:
- a CDS encoding SIMPL domain-containing protein produces MKKLVLFLTIMFMTMSYGQEIKQVPLINVNGEGKVKVAPDQVCISASVETKGNNAKDVKKQNDEKVDAVLKFIKKMNIPTADFKTKQVALNPQYDYEKKKTSYNATQTVEIVVKDLAKYDELMEGLVQQGINRIDRVSFESSKLAQYESEARKLAMKDAKTKAEEYVSVLGQKVGKAFTISDNSQVYRPQPMYAAMRMKEADAMGGASNETLAVGEIEITANVSVSFVLD; encoded by the coding sequence ATGAAAAAACTAGTATTATTTTTAACTATCATGTTTATGACTATGTCTTACGGCCAAGAAATCAAACAAGTACCTCTAATTAATGTTAATGGAGAAGGAAAAGTAAAAGTAGCACCTGATCAGGTTTGTATTTCAGCTTCGGTTGAAACAAAAGGGAATAATGCTAAAGATGTTAAAAAACAAAATGATGAGAAAGTGGATGCTGTTTTAAAATTCATCAAAAAAATGAATATCCCAACAGCAGATTTCAAAACAAAACAAGTAGCTCTTAATCCGCAGTACGATTATGAGAAAAAGAAAACTTCTTATAATGCTACGCAAACTGTAGAAATCGTAGTAAAAGATTTAGCTAAATACGATGAGTTAATGGAAGGTCTGGTTCAGCAAGGAATTAACCGAATTGACAGAGTTTCTTTCGAATCATCTAAATTAGCGCAATACGAATCTGAAGCTAGAAAATTAGCCATGAAAGACGCTAAAACAAAAGCTGAAGAATACGTTTCTGTTTTAGGACAAAAAGTAGGTAAAGCGTTTACAATTTCTGATAACTCTCAAGTTTACCGTCCACAGCCAATGTATGCTGCAATGAGAATGAAAGAAGCAGATGCAATGGGTGGAGCTTCAAACGAAACTTTAGCTGTTGGAGAAATCGAAATTACAGCAAATGTTAGCGTAAGTTTTGTATTAGACTAA